A window of Paenibacillus phoenicis genomic DNA:
TGGACACCGCAACCTGGCGGGCGTTCGTTTTGGCCTCTAACGCTTCCTTCAGCACCTTCGCGTCCTCATCTGCCAAAGAGTGCGTCACGAAGATAAGATCTTTATCCATCTCGGATAGATGGCTAAGCGCATTGTTTAACAGCTGATCCAGCGCTTTTTCCCGGCTGCCGCGGATTTTGTAAGCCGGAGTCATTTTTCCGTTCTCGACCTTGATGACGGGCCGGATTTTCAGCAGGCTGCCAACGATGTTCTGCATACCGGAGCAGCGGCCGCCCTTATACAGATAATCCAGCGAATCGATGACAAATTCGGTCTCGACCTGCGGACGAACGGCCGTCAGCAGGGCAACGATTTCCTCAACGCTCTTGCCTTCTGCAGCGGCGTTAACGGCTTTCATCACCTGCAGACCGATGCCGGTCGATAAATTCAGGGAATCGAACACCGTCACCATCCCTTCGGCAAATTCGTCTGCGGCAATCAGCGCATTCTGATAAGTTGAGGACAGCTCTGAGGACAAGCTGATATAGAGAATTCTCCGACCTTCCTCAATATGGGGACGAAACGCTTCGATAAAATCCGCCGGTGACGGTGCCGCCGTCTTAGGCAGCTTGCCCGTCTCATCGACTTTCCGGTAGAGCTCGGGCACCGTCAGATCGATCCCGTCCTTGTAGGTTTGTTCCGAAAACGTAACATACAGAGGCACAATGCCGATGTCGTACTGCGCAATCCATTCAGCGGGGAGATCACAAGTGCTGTCAGCAAAAATTTTAATGGAACCCATATAAATCCTCCTAAACGTCATGGTTATCTATGGGACTTATGAAGCCGCCGATTTTCTTGTATACATAATCGCGACGGTATGGGGGCCGCAGTGGCTCGAAATCACGCAGCCGGCTTCCGCAACGGCGACTTCTCGTACACCGGTCTGCTCCCGCAAAATCACGGCCAACCGATGCGCCTCCTCCTCCGCGAGCGTATGCGCGACCAGGATCAGATCCTCGTCCATGTGATCCTTGTCGGCCAGGGCATGATCAAGCATGAGCTGCACGGCTTTCTCCTTGCGGCCCCGTACTTTGTAAGCCGGGATGATGTTCCCGTCCACCAGCTTCAGTACCGGCCGAATTTGCAGCAGGCTGCCGATAAAATTTTGCATGCCGGAGCAGCGACCGCCTTTGTACAAATATTCCAGCGTATCAATGACAAACTGCGTCACCACTTGGGGGCGTAAGGCGGCAACTTGTCCAGCGATTTCTGCGGCTCCCCATCCTTTCTCGGCTAGGCGCACGGCCTTCATGACGAGCATTCCGATTCCGCTGCACAGGGTCAAGGAATCCACAATGTGAATCCGGCCCTCGGGAAATTCCGCTGCTGCGATTAGCGCGTTCTGATAGGTGGACGACAGCTTGGACGACAAGCTGATATACACGATGTCCATTCCTTGATCGATGTAAGGGCCAAAGGCGCTCATAAAATCTTTCGGGGACGGTGCTGTTGTCTTGGGCAATTGTCCCTCGGCCTCCACTCGGCGATAGATATCGAGCGGGGTAATGTCGATGCCGTCCCGGAACGTTTCATTGCCGAATACGACGTAAAGTGGAACCAGGCCGATGTCATACCGTTCGATCCAACCGGCTGGCAGATCCGAGGTACTATCCGCAAAAATTTTCACTTTAGACATAAGCAGTCTCCTTGGGTAGTTGATGCAAATCACATGTAATGTAAAAGATGAACTTTCATACATTCTATCAAAAAGAACAAGACAAGGAAAAGCCCCAAGACCGACCAAGGACCCGCGGGGTTTAGGGCTTTCGGCAGCTGTCCGCGATGGACGCCGCCGATTCGAGGGAAAGCTTACATGGTACCGCGTTATCCTAGGCCGTGAGGCTTCCAAGCACGATTAGCAAGATGAAGAGAACGAACGGCAAGACCGAAAAAATCGTGCCTAATATCGCAAACACTTTCCTCCGATTACGGATCGCCAAGCCTACGATGCCCAGAATCAATCCAATCAAGTCCAATAAGCCGGAAATCAGGAACAGCAGAACGCCAAGCACGGTCCCGCTTCGCTGCATCAGGTCTTCGGCGATGACCTCCGCAGGCTGGTCCACGAGATCCATCGCTGTAGAAATAATCAGTGCCAGCGCAGCGATATAGCCAATTACGGCAAGTAAGCTGAGTACGAAGGAGGCGATGCCGGGGCCGGAGAATTTCATCCGGTTTGTTGGCTCGTGGGGGGCAAAATAGGGTGATACAGGATCTTGCTCCGATTGACGATAATCCATCCCAAAACTCCTTTATAGACAGTAATGTAAACCTATTCAAGACCATCTTCAAATATCCTCCTGAAAATTGCAAGGATATTTTTGGTTGAAACGGTGGTGGAAATCAGGCTAAACCCTGCGGTATGATGGACACGAAGGCTATGGGACATGATCAGAAAGGGGCGAAATCGATAGTGCAGCGAAAATATGCGGGGATCGGAGCGATTGTCATGCTTCTCTCCGTGGCGTTTGGTGCGTTTGGCGCCCATATTTTGAAAGAGCGGATCGGGGATGCAGCAATCGGCACCTTTGAGACCGGAGTCCATTATCAAATGATTCATGGCATCGCCATGCTGCTGACCGCGTTATTTGCCGCGAAGTGGGGAGATTCCAAGCGGCTGCTGTGGAGCGGACGGTTATTCCTGATCGGCGTGATCTTATTTTCAGGCAGCTTATATGGCCTTGCCACCTTGGACTTACGATGGCTTGGTCCGGTGACACCGCTTGGCGGCGTATCATTTCTAGCAGGCTGGCTGCTGCTCGCACTGGAAGCCTGGA
This region includes:
- a CDS encoding DegV family protein, with amino-acid sequence MGSIKIFADSTCDLPAEWIAQYDIGIVPLYVTFSEQTYKDGIDLTVPELYRKVDETGKLPKTAAPSPADFIEAFRPHIEEGRRILYISLSSELSSTYQNALIAADEFAEGMVTVFDSLNLSTGIGLQVMKAVNAAAEGKSVEEIVALLTAVRPQVETEFVIDSLDYLYKGGRCSGMQNIVGSLLKIRPVIKVENGKMTPAYKIRGSREKALDQLLNNALSHLSEMDKDLIFVTHSLADEDAKVLKEALEAKTNARQVAVSNAGCVISSHCGAKTIGILYTKKLA
- a CDS encoding DegV family protein, with translation MSKVKIFADSTSDLPAGWIERYDIGLVPLYVVFGNETFRDGIDITPLDIYRRVEAEGQLPKTTAPSPKDFMSAFGPYIDQGMDIVYISLSSKLSSTYQNALIAAAEFPEGRIHIVDSLTLCSGIGMLVMKAVRLAEKGWGAAEIAGQVAALRPQVVTQFVIDTLEYLYKGGRCSGMQNFIGSLLQIRPVLKLVDGNIIPAYKVRGRKEKAVQLMLDHALADKDHMDEDLILVAHTLAEEEAHRLAVILREQTGVREVAVAEAGCVISSHCGPHTVAIMYTRKSAAS
- a CDS encoding DUF423 domain-containing protein; the encoded protein is MQRKYAGIGAIVMLLSVAFGAFGAHILKERIGDAAIGTFETGVHYQMIHGIAMLLTALFAAKWGDSKRLLWSGRLFLIGVILFSGSLYGLATLDLRWLGPVTPLGGVSFLAGWLLLALEAWKAAPRAGA